A stretch of DNA from Chloroflexota bacterium:
ACGCTCAGCGCACGTACACCGAGGCGGATTTCGAAGATTTCGAGCACACGGGACCGGACACGCTGGCCGGCCGCTACCTGCGCACGTTCTGGCACCCCATCTATATCTCGCAGGAGCTCAAGCCAGGCTGGGCGGTACCGGTTCGGCTGATGAACGAAGACTTCACCTTGTATCGTGGCGAGAGCGGAACCGCGCACATGGTGGACTTCCGTTGCGCACACCGGGGCACCCAGCTTTCCACCGGCTTCGTCGAGGAGGACTGCATTCGCTGTCGCTACCACGGCTGGGTATTCGACGGCACCGGCCAATGTATCGAACAGCCTCTTGAACGACCATCCTTCGCCCATCGCATCCGCATCAGGGGCTACCCGGTTGAGGAATACCTGGGCCTCATCTTCGTCTACATTGGCGAGGGCGAGCCGCCGCCCCTCCCCCGCTACCCTCGGATGGAGCGCGAGGGACTGCTGGAGTGGGCCCGCGCGCCGCGCGCGTGCAACTACTTCAACGAGCTGGAGAACGATCCTGAGCACGTGCCGTTCACCCACCGGGATCCGGATCTCCCGCGCGGCCAATACACCCTGGCCGACGAGGTGAAGTGCGTCGAGAGCAACTGGGGGATCGCCCAGCATCGCTTCTATCCCGGGCACACCCTCATCGTCCAGCACGGCATGCCCAACATCCGCAGCACCCGGCACGGCAGCAAAGCCGAGGTCTTTCGCTTCAAAGTGCCCGTGGACGATGGGCATCTCATCAGCTTCGAGGTCGAGCTGTTTCAGATGAGCGCGGACGAGGCCGAGAAGAAGCGGGCGACGCGCGAGCATGCCATCGGAGGAGATAACGAGGCGCGCGCGGTCCTCACCGACGAGATTCTGGCAGGGAAGCGTCGGTTGCTCGACCTGGATCGAGACCCACCGCCCGGCATCAGCATGTTCAATCTGCAGGACGATGTCACACAGGTTGGTCAGGGCGTGATCCGCGACCGCCAGCACGAGCACCTGGGGAGCTCCGACGCGTACGTCGTGCTGCTACGGTCGATCTTCCGGCGCGAGATGAAGGCGCTGGCGGAAGGCCGGCCCCTGAAGCACTGGGAGCTGACCGACGACTTGGTCAACACGGCACGCCGCGGCGCTCGGGATTGAGGTTTGGCGTCGCTGTTCACGCTCGATGAGACAGAGTCAGGCCAGGAGGAAGGTTCCGTGACAGCCAATCCAGCGTCGGAGCCCTGGGATCCCACGAAAGCGCGCTACGTGAAGTCGTACGCCAT
This window harbors:
- a CDS encoding Rieske 2Fe-2S domain-containing protein, which translates into the protein MATTTARHAQRTYTEADFEDFEHTGPDTLAGRYLRTFWHPIYISQELKPGWAVPVRLMNEDFTLYRGESGTAHMVDFRCAHRGTQLSTGFVEEDCIRCRYHGWVFDGTGQCIEQPLERPSFAHRIRIRGYPVEEYLGLIFVYIGEGEPPPLPRYPRMEREGLLEWARAPRACNYFNELENDPEHVPFTHRDPDLPRGQYTLADEVKCVESNWGIAQHRFYPGHTLIVQHGMPNIRSTRHGSKAEVFRFKVPVDDGHLISFEVELFQMSADEAEKKRATREHAIGGDNEARAVLTDEILAGKRRLLDLDRDPPPGISMFNLQDDVTQVGQGVIRDRQHEHLGSSDAYVVLLRSIFRREMKALAEGRPLKHWELTDDLVNTARRGARD